The Denitrificimonas caeni genome has a segment encoding these proteins:
- a CDS encoding MotA/TolQ/ExbB proton channel family protein, with protein sequence MKRLVAMFCALLLSATLQAETLSPEQLLERIRGEKTTEEQLMQEREQRFLQSRDQQAQLLAQAKQALQQQESRAAALKSTFTANEQELADQEELLKQQVGDLGELFTVVRQSAGDLAGQWRSSLLNVQFPQRLEQLEQLAKGRALPSAQQVENFWLTVLEDMTATGQVQRVTVPVVAADGQRSQQEVVRVGPFSAYNAHAFLTFSEGESALRALPKQPSGFNQVSQWAASTDALGVIPIDPTRGSLIEQLQRQPSLLDRLRQGGLVGWVIVALGVFGFLLAAWRLLGLMRVVRSVRVQMRNLSQPTTDNPLGRVLSVLGPNPQLADLETLELKLDEAVMQEVPQLEKGQGLLKLLAAVAPLLGLLGTVTGMIITFQAITQSGGGDSRLMADGISQALVTTVEGLVVAIPLLFLHSVLSARSKGVVQLLEQQCVGLLALHMSGDKRSE encoded by the coding sequence ATGAAGCGCCTAGTCGCAATGTTCTGTGCGTTGTTACTCAGTGCAACGCTGCAGGCAGAGACATTAAGCCCTGAGCAGTTACTGGAGCGGATTCGTGGTGAGAAAACCACTGAAGAACAGCTTATGCAGGAACGTGAACAACGCTTTTTGCAATCACGGGACCAGCAGGCGCAACTGCTCGCGCAAGCCAAGCAGGCGTTACAGCAGCAAGAATCCCGTGCCGCAGCACTGAAATCCACTTTTACTGCCAACGAGCAAGAGCTGGCTGATCAAGAAGAGTTGTTAAAGCAGCAAGTGGGAGACTTAGGTGAACTCTTCACTGTGGTGCGGCAAAGTGCCGGTGATCTGGCTGGGCAGTGGCGCAGCAGCTTACTGAATGTGCAATTCCCGCAGCGCCTTGAGCAGCTTGAGCAATTGGCGAAAGGTCGGGCGTTACCCAGCGCCCAACAGGTAGAAAATTTTTGGCTGACGGTTTTAGAAGACATGACGGCAACTGGACAAGTCCAGCGTGTCACTGTACCTGTGGTTGCCGCTGATGGGCAGCGCAGCCAGCAGGAGGTCGTCCGAGTTGGGCCATTCTCAGCATACAATGCACACGCTTTTTTAACCTTCAGTGAAGGGGAGAGTGCTTTGCGAGCTTTGCCTAAACAACCATCAGGTTTCAACCAGGTCAGTCAATGGGCAGCCAGTACTGATGCTCTAGGCGTAATCCCCATTGATCCAACCCGCGGCTCTTTGATTGAGCAATTGCAACGTCAACCTTCGTTGCTGGATCGCTTGCGCCAAGGCGGTTTAGTGGGCTGGGTGATTGTGGCTTTAGGGGTGTTTGGTTTTCTCTTAGCGGCGTGGCGCTTGCTGGGCTTGATGCGTGTAGTGCGCAGTGTGCGCGTGCAAATGCGCAATCTGTCGCAACCCACTACAGACAACCCCTTGGGTCGAGTATTAAGTGTCTTGGGGCCAAACCCACAGTTGGCAGATCTAGAAACCCTCGAGCTAAAACTTGATGAGGCTGTCATGCAGGAAGTGCCACAACTGGAAAAAGGGCAGGGTTTACTCAAGCTGTTGGCTGCAGTTGCGCCTCTGTTAGGGCTACTGGGTACGGTGACCGGCATGATTATTACGTTCCAGGCAATTACCCAAAGTGGCGGCGGTGATTCGCGCTTAATGGCTGACGGTATTTCCCAAGCTTTGGTGACTACGGTGGAAGGCTTGGTGGTCGCCATTCCTTTATTGTTTTTACACAGCGTACTCAGTGCCCGCAGTAAAGGGGTTGTGCAATTATTGGAGCAACAGTGTGTCGGTTTGTTAGCGCTGCATATGTCAGGTGATAAGCGCAGTGAGTAG
- a CDS encoding DUF3450 domain-containing protein — MQVPALRSLLFCCAVVSPIINATTLEQSLSESERLSQTAQSSQKRIEQLDDASQAMLEEYITTVAKAKALEGYNEQVSELIAAQHQELQSYQQQLEQLQETEAAVMPQMRRMVEVLAEFIAADVPFLPVERADRLSALQALLPRADVSMAEKYRRILEAYQIESDYGYSLEAWRGELGVDEAQRSVEFLRVGRVMLYYQTPDGHESGYWNAQAQQWETLDNSVRRPLQKAIAIARQQKTADWLELPVKTLVLEVQP, encoded by the coding sequence ATGCAAGTTCCAGCTTTGCGCTCACTGCTTTTTTGTTGTGCAGTGGTGAGTCCAATTATTAACGCCACGACCTTAGAGCAGTCGTTGAGCGAAAGTGAAAGGCTCAGTCAAACCGCGCAAAGTTCGCAAAAACGCATTGAGCAACTCGATGACGCCAGTCAAGCAATGTTAGAAGAATACATTACCACTGTTGCTAAGGCTAAAGCGCTAGAAGGTTACAACGAGCAAGTCAGCGAGCTGATTGCCGCGCAGCATCAAGAATTACAAAGTTATCAGCAGCAATTAGAACAGTTACAAGAAACTGAAGCTGCGGTGATGCCGCAAATGCGACGCATGGTTGAGGTGCTGGCTGAGTTTATTGCCGCTGATGTACCGTTTTTACCGGTTGAACGTGCTGATCGTTTAAGTGCTTTACAAGCATTGTTGCCACGTGCTGATGTCAGTATGGCAGAAAAATATCGGCGGATTCTTGAGGCTTACCAAATTGAAAGCGATTACGGCTACAGCCTAGAAGCGTGGCGCGGCGAGTTGGGCGTGGATGAGGCGCAGCGCAGTGTCGAGTTTTTGCGTGTGGGCCGAGTCATGCTCTATTACCAGACTCCCGATGGTCATGAAAGTGGCTACTGGAATGCACAGGCGCAGCAATGGGAGACACTCGATAACAGTGTGCGCCGTCCCTTGCAAAAAGCCATTGCCATTGCCCGCCAGCAAAAAACCGCGGACTGGTTAGAGTTGCCAGTTAAGACTCTGGTTTTGGAGGTGCAGCCATGA
- the cydD gene encoding thiol reductant ABC exporter subunit CydD: MTDQPEKELKRTLRQQLKQIIAPEAKRLHLALIFAVLGALLFIGQSWLLAQLFVGLLNNSQPSTALTAAFGTPYAIALVLCFILRPLAQYTRERLSQTASLNARKSLRKRLLGTLASLGPERQTLGADGALSTQLLEQVDALDGYISRYYVQLYLVLITPLLISIAAFYYSPLAAILMLMTAPLVPIFMILVGGAASRSSQQQMAAMSQLSSRFLDWVRGMPTLQHLQATAQAQDDVDRSASQYRDSTMKVLRLAFLSGAVLELFSSLAIALVALYLGLGLLGVLPWAKGVIPVPYAGALFILLLAPEFYAPLRQLGSDYHAKAEAEGAIEELLPLLEQHTWQHPGQQALQLSAAPALTFSNLSITAHNKRLRLPSIDLQVAAAERIGLHGESGSGKSSLLLALLGFLPYSGRIAVNQHSLLDVLRSDWHRQLGYLAQQPHFKRGSLADNLRLADPAASEQQMLAVLADVDLLTLVEKLPQGLNTALGERGLGLSGGQLSRLAIAQLLLRDAHIWLLDEPTAHLDPETSATIHALLEKLSVGKTLILVSHQWQGLQWLDRHLDLQALHTPQEQS; this comes from the coding sequence ATGACTGATCAACCCGAGAAAGAGCTTAAGCGCACCTTACGCCAACAGTTAAAGCAGATTATCGCCCCCGAAGCTAAACGCTTACACCTGGCGTTGATATTTGCCGTGTTAGGCGCGCTGCTTTTTATCGGGCAAAGCTGGTTACTGGCACAGCTTTTTGTCGGCTTACTTAATAATTCACAACCCAGCACAGCCTTAACCGCAGCCTTTGGCACGCCTTACGCCATCGCCCTCGTCTTGTGCTTTATTTTACGGCCCCTTGCACAGTACACCCGCGAGCGCCTGTCACAAACTGCCAGCCTCAATGCCCGCAAATCACTGCGTAAGCGCTTACTCGGCACACTAGCTAGCCTGGGCCCTGAGCGACAAACCCTTGGCGCTGATGGCGCTCTGAGCACGCAATTATTGGAGCAGGTGGATGCTTTGGATGGCTATATCAGCCGCTATTACGTACAGCTGTACTTGGTTTTAATCACACCACTTTTGATCAGTATTGCCGCCTTTTACTACAGCCCACTCGCGGCAATATTAATGCTGATGACTGCGCCGCTCGTGCCGATCTTTATGATCTTGGTGGGCGGCGCAGCCAGTCGCAGCAGCCAGCAGCAAATGGCGGCAATGAGCCAGTTGAGCAGCCGCTTTTTAGATTGGGTACGAGGCATGCCCACCCTGCAGCATTTACAAGCCACCGCACAAGCGCAAGATGATGTTGATCGCTCCGCCTCACAATACCGCGACTCAACCATGAAAGTCCTGCGTCTAGCCTTTCTCTCTGGAGCTGTCTTGGAGTTATTTTCATCCTTAGCCATTGCCTTGGTTGCCCTATATTTGGGTTTAGGTTTGCTTGGGGTGTTACCTTGGGCGAAGGGTGTGATTCCAGTGCCTTATGCTGGGGCGTTATTTATTTTACTGCTGGCGCCTGAGTTTTACGCGCCGCTGCGCCAACTGGGCAGTGACTACCACGCCAAAGCCGAAGCCGAAGGCGCAATTGAAGAATTATTGCCGCTGCTCGAACAGCACACTTGGCAACACCCAGGGCAGCAAGCTTTACAACTCAGCGCAGCACCAGCCCTAACTTTTAGTAACCTCAGCATCACCGCACACAATAAACGCCTGCGCTTGCCCAGTATTGACCTGCAGGTGGCTGCCGCTGAGCGTATTGGCCTGCATGGCGAAAGTGGTAGTGGCAAATCCAGTTTGCTTCTGGCTCTACTCGGCTTTTTACCTTACAGCGGACGCATTGCGGTAAACCAGCACTCTCTACTGGATGTATTACGCAGCGACTGGCATCGCCAACTCGGCTACTTAGCACAGCAACCGCACTTTAAACGCGGCAGTTTAGCGGATAATCTACGCCTCGCCGATCCAGCAGCCAGCGAGCAACAGATGCTTGCGGTATTAGCAGATGTGGATTTATTAACCTTGGTAGAAAAACTTCCACAAGGTTTAAATACAGCATTGGGCGAACGTGGCTTAGGCTTATCCGGTGGGCAACTCAGCCGTTTAGCCATTGCTCAACTTTTACTGCGTGATGCACACATTTGGCTGTTGGACGAACCCACTGCACACCTTGACCCTGAAACCAGCGCCACGATTCACGCCCTCCTAGAAAAGCTCAGCGTCGGTAAAACCTTAATTTTAGTCAGCCACCAATGGCAAGGCTTGCAATGGCTGGATCGCCACCTTGATCTACAAGCACTGCACACGCCACAGGAGCAGTCATAA
- the cydC gene encoding thiol reductant ABC exporter subunit CydC, with amino-acid sequence MLKPIRLRRLLRSRQASWNLALLLGALTLFSAIALLATSGWFITASAIAGLALASSFSFDYFRPAALIRLFAIVRTAGRYGERLASHHATLSLLKDLRSQVFRALTLRTTPINQESTGSAATMHRLVADIDRLDRFPLQFLAPWIWASVIVLAYLSFAYWLLPQLAYASAIGLCMAWLLVPCLGFWRGRKLALTDVQAAELRREHFLESLSLLTSLTLWQSWPQQQRDTLSSDEHYQAQELQQQQLISVLSLLQQLALAVSLGALLWVGAPAVSASLISVPWLLAAALALLGIHEALVPLAGSFIGLGQSQAARDRINQLMQLDTLHSASAQQSTDKPRPNTPLQLQAQNLSARIPGALNGPENINIDLSSGDILLITGASGIGKTTLLKVLANTLENTSGNYLINQRPAAQWQLDQCIGYLPQQLDIFDSSLASNLRLADPHATDEQLWQVLADVALADWAKQQSGLETALGEYGAQISGGQARRIALARLLLAKRPILLLDEPFAGLDSASSYQVLAALQRRQAQGLLVIVSHHVLDIPGAQRLHIG; translated from the coding sequence ATGTTAAAACCCATCCGCTTACGCCGTCTTTTACGCAGCCGCCAAGCCAGCTGGAACTTAGCCTTACTGCTGGGCGCACTCACTTTATTTTCAGCCATTGCTTTGTTGGCTACTTCCGGCTGGTTTATTACCGCCTCAGCCATTGCTGGCTTAGCGCTCGCCAGTTCTTTTAGTTTCGACTACTTCCGCCCCGCAGCCTTAATTCGTTTATTTGCCATTGTCCGTACTGCTGGACGTTATGGCGAACGCCTCGCCTCACACCACGCCACCTTATCTTTGCTGAAAGACTTACGCAGCCAAGTGTTTCGTGCCCTCACTTTACGGACCACACCAATCAATCAAGAGAGCACCGGCTCGGCAGCAACCATGCACCGCTTAGTTGCTGATATTGATCGTCTTGATCGCTTCCCTCTGCAGTTTTTAGCACCATGGATTTGGGCCAGTGTCATTGTGTTGGCCTACCTCAGTTTCGCTTACTGGTTACTACCACAGCTGGCCTATGCTTCTGCCATAGGTTTGTGCATGGCTTGGCTGTTAGTGCCATGCTTAGGCTTCTGGCGTGGACGCAAGCTGGCCTTGACTGATGTACAGGCTGCCGAATTACGCCGTGAGCATTTCCTTGAGTCGCTCTCTTTATTAACCTCATTGACGTTATGGCAAAGCTGGCCGCAACAACAGCGCGACACCTTGAGCAGTGACGAGCACTACCAAGCCCAAGAATTGCAACAACAGCAATTGATTAGCGTATTAAGTTTATTGCAGCAACTGGCTTTAGCTGTAAGTCTAGGCGCGTTGCTGTGGGTGGGTGCCCCTGCTGTCTCTGCCAGCCTAATCAGCGTACCCTGGCTGCTGGCCGCCGCCCTTGCATTACTGGGTATCCACGAAGCCTTAGTACCCTTAGCAGGTAGTTTTATAGGTTTAGGTCAAAGCCAAGCTGCTCGTGATCGCATCAACCAGTTGATGCAGTTAGACACACTGCATTCTGCAAGCGCCCAGCAAAGCACTGACAAACCACGCCCAAACACTCCACTGCAACTACAAGCCCAGAATCTCAGTGCACGTATTCCAGGCGCGCTGAACGGCCCAGAAAACATCAATATTGATTTATCCAGCGGCGATATTCTGCTTATTACTGGTGCCTCTGGCATTGGTAAAACCACCTTGCTCAAGGTGCTGGCTAACACTCTGGAGAACACCAGCGGCAACTACCTAATTAATCAACGCCCTGCCGCACAATGGCAACTGGATCAATGCATTGGTTATCTACCGCAGCAACTGGATATTTTTGATAGCAGCTTAGCCAGCAACTTACGCCTTGCCGATCCGCACGCCACAGACGAGCAATTGTGGCAAGTTTTAGCGGATGTAGCGCTGGCAGACTGGGCCAAACAACAAAGCGGATTGGAGACTGCCTTAGGCGAATACGGAGCACAAATTTCCGGCGGACAAGCACGGCGCATTGCTTTAGCACGGTTACTATTGGCAAAACGGCCCATATTATTACTCGATGAACCTTTTGCTGGGCTGGATAGTGCTAGCAGCTATCAAGTTCTAGCCGCTTTACAGCGGCGTCAAGCACAAGGTTTATTGGTTATTGTCAGCCACCACGTGCTGGATATTCCTGGAGCGCAGCGTTTGCACATTGGCTGA
- a CDS encoding DUF1289 domain-containing protein — translation MQQLEFFEIPSPCIGVCEANNRGYCKGCFRSRDERLYWLKLSEADKRHVVYLCQQRKARVLRAKETALQVNSSLADEPEQSSMF, via the coding sequence ATGCAGCAATTAGAGTTTTTTGAAATACCCAGTCCCTGTATTGGTGTGTGTGAAGCGAACAACAGAGGTTATTGTAAAGGCTGTTTTCGCTCCCGCGATGAGCGTTTGTATTGGCTCAAACTCAGTGAGGCCGATAAGCGTCATGTGGTGTATTTATGCCAGCAGCGTAAAGCACGGGTGTTGCGAGCTAAAGAGACAGCATTACAAGTAAACAGTTCGCTTGCAGATGAACCAGAGCAGTCGAGCATGTTTTAA
- the nrdA gene encoding class 1a ribonucleoside-diphosphate reductase subunit alpha, translated as MTDFKAIKVTKRDGRQEPIDLDKIHRVLDWAAMGLKNVSVSQVELKSHIQFYNGINTKDIHETIIKSAADLISQDTPDYQYLAARLAIFHLRKIAYGEFEPPHLFDHVTKLTNEERYDSHILRDYDKAEFDELNDYIDHGRDMSFSYAAVKQLEGKYLVQNRVTKEVYESPQMLYILIGMCLFADYPKDTRLNYIKRFYDAISLFKISLPTPIMAGVRTPSRQFSSCVLIECGDSLDSISATTSAIVKYVSLRAGIGINAGRIRAVGSPIRGGEAQHTGCIPFFKLFQAAVKSCSQGGVRGGAATLFYPMWHLEVESLLVLKNNRGVEENRVRHMDYGVQLNKLMYQRLIQGGNITLFSPHEVPGLYEAFFADQAEFERLYVQYEQDESIRKRTLPAVELFSLMMQERASTGRIYIQNVDHCNTHSPFDPVVAPIRQSNLCLEIALPTSPLENINDADKEIALCTLSAFNLGAIDSLDELEELSDLVVRALDSLLTYQDYPIEAARNATMKRRTLGVGVINYAYYLAKNGLKYSDGSANALTHRTFEAIQYYLLKASNNLSKEFGPCTAFDETTYAQGILPIDTYKKDLDAICNEPLHLDWETLRADIVKHGLRNSTLSSLMPSETSSQISNATNGIEPPRGLVTIKQSKDGILKQVVPGYDEFKDNYELLWNMPNNEGYLHLVGIMQKFVDQAISANTNYDPQRFDGGRVPMQQLLKDLLTAYKFGLKTLYYQNTRDGADDSQSDMEDDCAGGACKI; from the coding sequence ATGACAGACTTTAAAGCCATTAAAGTAACCAAGCGCGATGGTCGCCAGGAACCGATCGATTTGGACAAAATCCATCGCGTGCTTGATTGGGCTGCGATGGGTTTAAAGAATGTTTCTGTATCGCAAGTTGAACTCAAGTCGCATATCCAGTTTTACAATGGCATCAACACCAAAGATATCCATGAAACCATCATCAAGTCTGCGGCAGATTTAATCTCGCAGGACACACCGGACTATCAGTACCTGGCAGCACGCTTAGCAATTTTCCACTTACGCAAAATTGCTTATGGTGAGTTTGAACCACCGCATCTGTTTGATCATGTTACTAAACTGACCAATGAAGAACGCTACGACAGCCATATTTTACGTGACTATGATAAAGCTGAGTTTGATGAGCTCAACGACTACATTGATCACGGCCGTGATATGTCATTTTCCTACGCTGCGGTTAAGCAGCTGGAAGGCAAGTACTTAGTCCAAAACCGCGTGACCAAAGAAGTGTATGAAAGCCCGCAAATGCTCTACATCTTAATTGGTATGTGCCTGTTTGCTGACTATCCAAAAGACACGCGCCTGAACTATATCAAGCGCTTTTACGATGCCATTTCACTGTTTAAAATTTCCTTACCCACACCAATCATGGCCGGTGTGCGTACCCCTTCTCGTCAGTTCAGTTCCTGCGTATTGATTGAGTGTGGTGACAGCTTAGATTCCATCAGCGCCACTACTTCAGCCATTGTTAAATATGTCTCATTGCGTGCTGGTATCGGTATTAACGCTGGTCGCATTCGCGCGGTTGGTAGCCCCATCCGTGGCGGTGAAGCACAGCACACCGGCTGCATTCCATTCTTCAAACTGTTCCAAGCTGCAGTTAAATCCTGCTCGCAAGGTGGTGTGCGTGGCGGTGCAGCGACATTGTTCTACCCAATGTGGCACTTAGAAGTGGAATCGCTGTTGGTCTTGAAGAATAACCGTGGTGTTGAAGAGAACCGTGTACGCCACATGGATTATGGTGTGCAGCTGAATAAGTTGATGTATCAGCGCTTGATTCAAGGCGGCAATATCACTTTATTCTCGCCCCATGAAGTACCTGGCTTATACGAAGCGTTCTTTGCTGACCAAGCAGAGTTCGAGCGCCTCTATGTGCAGTACGAGCAAGATGAAAGTATTCGTAAGCGCACTTTACCAGCGGTGGAGTTGTTCTCCCTGATGATGCAAGAGCGTGCTAGCACTGGCCGTATTTACATTCAGAACGTTGACCACTGCAATACTCACAGCCCATTTGACCCTGTAGTGGCACCGATTCGCCAGTCCAACCTGTGCTTAGAAATCGCCTTGCCAACCAGCCCGCTAGAAAACATCAACGACGCTGACAAAGAAATTGCCTTATGCACCTTATCGGCCTTTAACCTGGGTGCGATTGACAGTCTTGATGAGCTGGAAGAATTATCTGACCTCGTGGTACGGGCACTGGATTCGCTATTGACCTACCAAGACTATCCCATTGAAGCGGCACGCAACGCCACGATGAAGCGCCGAACTTTAGGTGTGGGTGTAATTAACTATGCTTACTACCTAGCCAAAAATGGCTTGAAGTACTCAGATGGCTCAGCCAATGCCCTGACCCACCGCACCTTTGAAGCTATTCAGTACTACTTGCTCAAAGCGTCTAACAATCTATCCAAAGAGTTTGGTCCTTGCACCGCATTTGATGAGACCACCTATGCTCAGGGTATCCTGCCAATTGATACCTATAAAAAGGATTTGGATGCGATTTGTAATGAACCGCTGCATTTAGACTGGGAAACCTTACGCGCTGATATTGTTAAGCATGGTTTACGTAACTCAACCTTGTCCTCATTGATGCCGTCGGAAACCTCTAGCCAGATTTCTAACGCCACTAACGGCATTGAACCTCCCCGCGGTTTAGTGACCATTAAGCAATCTAAAGACGGTATTCTTAAGCAAGTTGTTCCAGGCTATGACGAGTTTAAAGACAACTATGAATTGCTCTGGAACATGCCCAACAACGAAGGTTACTTACACTTGGTTGGCATTATGCAGAAGTTCGTTGACCAAGCTATTTCTGCCAACACCAACTACGACCCACAGCGCTTTGACGGCGGCCGCGTACCTATGCAGCAACTGCTCAAAGACTTATTGACGGCGTACAAATTTGGTCTGAAAACTCTGTACTACCAAAACACGCGTGATGGCGCTGATGATAGCCAAAGCGATATGGAAGATGATTGCGCTGGTGGCGCCTGCAAGATTTAA